A single region of the Ursus arctos isolate Adak ecotype North America unplaced genomic scaffold, UrsArc2.0 scaffold_10, whole genome shotgun sequence genome encodes:
- the SERTM1 gene encoding serine-rich and transmembrane domain-containing protein 1, with product MSEPDSSSVFSGNVENGTFLELFPTSLSTSVDPSSGHLSNVYIYVSIFLSLLAFLLLLLIIALQRLKNIISSSSSYPEYPSDAGSSFTNLEVCSISSQRSTFSNLSS from the coding sequence ATGTCTGAACCTGACTCTTCATCTGTATTTTCGGGTAACGTGGAGAATGGAACTTTCCTTGAGCTATTTCCCACATCCCTGTCCACATCAGTGGACCCTTCCTCAGGCCACCTGTCAAATGTCTACATCTATGTGTCCATATTCCTCAGCCTTTTAGcatttctgcttctgcttttaATCATTGCCCTCCAGAGGCTCAAAAATATCATCTCCTCCAGTTCCTCCTACCCGGAGTATCCAAGCGATGCTGGAAGTTCTTTCACCAATTTGGAAGTCTGTAGTATTTCCTCTCAAAGGTCCACTTTCTCAAACCTTTCCTCATGA